In Eucalyptus grandis isolate ANBG69807.140 chromosome 4, ASM1654582v1, whole genome shotgun sequence, the following proteins share a genomic window:
- the LOC104443291 gene encoding disease resistance protein RPM1, translating into MTGVILSYVLNKVGNIFENEVMKVRDGWEEVNAVKEDFDRIKAILRDADSLEEGSHFIEESVKKLRNLAYDIEDALDEYKLLKAQDPGHGLLELLQESHSYVRNWKACRRIMLRMRELSPKVKSVCEEHQKVCYKFKKAAEQGLSSRSPSSTWQDQRGNALLVEKADLVGIEEPLEQLVKRLVKGPPEKEITPVVGMGGSGKTTLIKQVFDDPAVKKHFTIRAWVTLSPYSRTEEVLRDMLQQIASSIMKSAPGGTDNLSTDLLKMMIKSLLQRRRSRYLIILDDVWQVGEWDAIKYAFPNNQNGSRIMITTRDAMIALSSCKEFAGEVHNMKPLHAEQSWKLFCMKTFKGSRCPPNLEEICEYILRKCEGLPLAIVAISGILATKDNNNIDEWHLVRQSIRSELDGNDRLMNLKKVLSLSFNALPYHLKSCFLHLSVFPRDQPIEHMRLIRIWVAEGLVETTEGKTPEAVAEEYLKDLLSRSLIQVAELTSDGKVKMYRVHDLLWEISSTKSKERNFAAVVDEQHAAWTDRVRRLSVHKTLQTAGQNEPLWQLRSLFMFGVSKSSINIVLSSGPKLLRVLDLQGAPLRRFPTQVIDFHLLSYLNLRCTKIQKIPSSIGMLQNLESLDLKHTFISVLPVEITKLQRLRHLLVYRYENIAYSHRKFGFKTLGEIGALQCLQKLCYIEADGETSRILIRQIRKLVQLRRLCILKLKKEDGGKLCVSITKLTNLRALSVSSLKDAEIDLQNLDSPPQLLQRVYLRGKLQTLPHWIAKLPSLAKLHLKWSHLEEDPMSALQSMPNLVHLELLQVYSWQKLCFKAKGFKKLKILGLDCFEELTLIQVEEGAMPCLEKWSIQRCKCLKNVPSGIEYLSKLKVLELFDMPDELIEKLKPEEQDEEYGKVAHVPELSYGYWRDGAWDVTSVETVGEEQSPRAQDTTKKRSKLPPCWK; encoded by the coding sequence ATGACAGGTGTTATACTAAGTTATGTGCTAAATAAGGTCGGGAATATTTTCGAGAATGAGGTGATGAAGGTAAGAGATGGTTGGGAAGAAGTGAATGCCGTGAAAGAAGATTTTGACCGCATCAAAGCCATCCTACGGGATGCAGATTCACTCGAAGAGGGTAGCCACTTCATCGAGGAATCGGTCAAAAAACTGAGAAATCTTGCGTACGACATTGAAGATGCTCTTGATGAGTATAAGCTACTGAAGGCGCAAGATCCTGGCCATGGACTCCTTGAATTGCTACAGGAGTCACATAGCTATGTGAGGAACTGGAAAGCTTGCAGAAGGATCATGCTTCGGATGAGAGAATTAAGTCCCAAAGTCAAAAGTGTCTGTGAAGAACATCAAAAGGTGTGTTACAAGTTCAAAAAAGCTGCAGAACAAGGCTTGAGCTCACGCTCTCCATCCAGCACATGGCAAGACCAGCGTGGGAATGCCCTTCTAGTGGAAAAAGCTGATCTAGTGGGTATTGAAGAGCCCCTGGAGCAACTGGTGAAGCGATTGGTGAAGGGTCCTCCTGAGAAAGAAATAACTCCAGTTGTGGGAATGGGAGGTTCCGGAAAGACTACCCTCATAAAGCAAGTTTTCGATGATCCAGCAGTGAAGAAACACTTCACAATCCGCGCTTGGGTCACTCTTTCTCCATACTCGAGGACAGAAGAAGTCCTCAGGGACATGCTTCAGCAAATCGCTAGCAGCATCATGAAGTCTGCCCCCGGTGGAACAGACAATTTAAGTACTGATTTACTGAAAATGATGATCAAGAGCTTGcttcaaagaagaagatcaaggtaCCTGATCATTCTTGATGATGTCTGGCAAGTTGGTGAATGGGATGCCATCAAATATGCATTTCCCAACAACCAAAATGGCAGTCGAATAATGATCACAACAAGGGATGCCATGATAGCATTATCTTCATGCAAGGAATTTGCTGGAGAGGTCCACAACATGAAGCCATTGCATGCTGAACAGTCATGGAAGCTTTTCTGCATGAAGACATTTAAGGGTAGCAGATGTCCTCCCAATTTAGAGGAGATATGTGAATATATCTTACGGAAGTGTGAGGGGCTACCCTTGGCAATTGTTGCCATCAGTGGCATTTTGGCCACAAAGGACAACAATAATATAGATGAATGGCATCTAGTACGTCAAAGTATTCGTTCTGAACTTGATGGCAATGATAGACTGATGAACCTGAAGAAGGTGCTTTCTCTTAGTTTCAACGCCTTGCCTTACCACCTAAAATCTTGCTTCTTGCACTTAAGTGTATTCCCCAGGGATCAACCAATTGAGCATATGCGGTTAATACGTATATGGGTGGCAGAAGGACTTGTTGAAACAACAGAAGGTAAGACACCAGAAGCTGTTGCAGAAGAGTACCTTAAGGATCTCCTAAGCAGGAGCCTCATTCAAGTGGCTGAGCTGACTAGCGATGGAAAGGTCAAGATGTATCGCGTTCATGATCTCTTGTGGGAAATTAGCAGTACGAAGTCTAAAGAGCGAAACTTTGCAGCAGTAGTTGATGAACAACATGCAGCATGGACGGATAGAGTTCGTCGCCTTTCAGTTCACAAAACACTTCAAACCGCAGGGCAAAATGAGCCACTGTGGCAACTTCGCTCTCTGTTCATGTTTGGAGTAAGCAAATCATCGATAAATATAGTGCTCTCTTCTGGTCCCAAACTACTCAGAGTTCTAGACTTGCAAGGTGCCCCTTTGAGAAGGTTTCCAACACAAGTAATTGACTTTCATCTTCTCAGTTATCTAAATCTTAGATgcaccaaaatccaaaaaattccaAGTTCAATAGGAATGCTTCAGAACTTGGAGAGCCTGGATCTTAAACACACGTTTATTTCTGTGTTGCCAGTCGAAATCACAAAGCTCCAAAGGCTTCGCCATTTACTTGTATATCGATATGAGAATATTGCTTATTCGCACAGAAAGTTTGGCTTTAAGACCCTTGGAGAAATTGGGGCTCTGCAATGTTTACAAAAGCTTTGCTACATAGAAGCCGATGGTGAAACAAGCAGAATCTTGATTAGACAGATCAGGAAGTTGGTTCAACTGAGAAGGTTATGCATTCTGaagctaaagaaagaagatggaggGAAGCTATGTGTATCGATTACCAAGTTGACTAATCTCCGTGCActttcagtttcttctttgaAAGATGCTGAAATTGATCTGCAAAACCTTGATTCTCCTCCACAGCTTCTTCAAAGAGTGTATTTAAGAGGAAAATTGCAGACTTTACCACATTGGATTGCCAAGCTCCCTAGCCTTGCTAAACTTCACCTGAAATGGAGCCATCTAGAGGAAGATCCAATGTCAGCCCTCCAAAGTATGCCCAATCTTGTACACCTCGAGTTACTTCAAGTCTATAGTTGGCAAAAACTATGCTTCAAGGCTAAAGGGTTTAAGAAGCTGAAGATATTAGGTCTTGATTGTTTTGAGGAGCTTACATTAATACAAGTAGAGGAAGGAGCAATGCCTTGCCTTGAAAAGTGGAGCATCCAGCGCTGTAAATGTTTGAAAAATGTCCCATCAGGAATTGAGTATCTCAGCAAGCTCAAAGTGCTGGAGCTTTTTGACATGCCTGACGAATTAATTGAGAAACTTAAGCcagaagaacaagatgaagaaTATGGGAAAGTCGCACATGTTCCAGAGCTCAGTTATGGCTACTGGAGAGATGGTGCTTGGGATGTTACATCAGTTGAGACGGTGGGAGAGGAACAGAGCCCTCGAGCTCAGGATACAACCAAGAAGAGAAGCAAACTTCCTCCTTGTTGGAAATAA
- the LOC104443292 gene encoding disease resistance protein RPM1 codes for MTRCSHQKTTLVKQAYEDPLVKKLFATRAWVTLSPSSETEGVLRDMLQQITGGRRKPVPEGIPALDGLDVSNRDLLKTLIKNMLQESGTRYLIVLDDVWQLDRWDDVKYVLPNDEQDSRIILTTRKTDLALNACTEFTGEVHNMEPLSDEQSWELFCMRTFRDNSCPLYLEKICRSILRNCEGLPLAIVAVSGILATKDQGRIDEWAKVCRSLHGNVGLNKLKKVLSLSFNDLPHYLKSCFLHLSVFPEDHKIERMRLIRLWMAEGFVEPKEGETPEEVAEDYLNDLLNRSLLQVAETTTDGRVQMCRIHHHLQKICIAKSKERNYTIVRDKQCPERLDGTRYLSIHKMLEISRQNMNHSELRSLFIFKLDESSINMVLSCDFKLVRVLDFQGAPLKRYLNLRNTEVKTIPRSIGWLQHLETLDLKHSKVTELPVEIIKLQKLRHLLVYRYEQDSYYHTKHGFKTLAEIGTLQNLQKLCYIVVDDDGSSTMITELGKLHQLKRLCILKLKKEDGKNLCSSIAELTNLLSLSVSSFTDDEEIDLGHLSSPPPLLQRIYLRGRLHTLPHWIANLQSLVILHLRWCQLRDDPLIPLTSLPNLVHLELLQAHNWETLTLTKEGFKKLKILALDHFENLTFIGFENGAMPCLEKLMISRCELLKNVPSGIEYLTKLKLLEFFVMPDTLIKKLKLGQQDEDYKRVSHIPELRYGYWTDGGWDVKWIERTGEEKSSHPRRTDATSARSSLVGSNVLPFGGLTVVILL; via the coding sequence atgactcgatgtTCACATCAGAAGACGACCCTAGTGAAGCAAGCCTATGAAGATCCACTGGTGAAGAAGCTCTTTGCCACACGTGCGTGGGTcactctctctccatcttcagAGACTGAAGGAGTCCTCAGGGACATGCTTCAACAAATCACAGGTGGGAGAAGGAAACCTGTGCCTGAAGGGATACCTGCGCTCGATGGGCTGGATGTCTCAAACCGTGACTTGCTCAAGACGTTGATCAAGAACATGCTCCAGGAAAGTGGCACGAGGTACCTGATCGTCCTTGATGATGTGTGGCAATTGGACAGATGGGACGACGTGAAATACGTGCTGCCAAATGATGAGCAGGATAGCCGCATAATTCTCACCACGCGCAAGACAGATTTAGCATTGAATGCCTGCACAGAATTCACTGGAGAGGTCCACAACATGGAGCCTTTGAGCGATGAACAATCGTGGGAGCTCTTCTGCATGAGGACGTTTAGGGATAACTCTTGTCCTCTCTATCTGGAGAAGATTTGTAGGAGCATCTTACGGAATTGCGAGGGACTGCCCCTTGCTATTGTGGCGGTCAGTGGCATTCTGGCTACAAAGGACCAAGGCAGGATAGATGAATGGGCCAAGGTATGCCGTAGCCTTCATGGTAATGTTGGATTGAACAAGTTGAAGAAGGTACTTTCTCTAAGTTTCAACGATTTGCCTCACTACCTCAAATCTTGTTTCTTGCACTTGAGTGTTTTTCCTGAGGATCATAAGATTGAACGTATGCGGTTGATTCGATTATGGATGGCGGAAGGTTTTGTTGAGCCAAAGGAAGGTGAGACACCAGAAGAAGTTGCTGAGGATTACCTCAACGATCTTCTGAACCGAAGCCTTCTGCAAGTGGCAGAGACAACAACTGACGGAAGGGTACAGATGTGTCGTATCCATCACCATCTACAGAAAATCTGTATTGCCAAGTCCAAAGAGCGGAACTACACTATCGTACGTGACAAGCAATGTCCAGAGCGGCTTGATGGAACTCGTTACCTTTCCATTCACAAGATGCTTGAGATTTCACGGCAAAATATGAACCATTCTGAACTCcgatctctttttattttcaagcttGACGAGTCATCCATCAATATGGTGCTCAGTTGTGACTTCAAACTAGTGCGGGTTTTAGACTTCCAAGGTGCTCCTCTAAAGAGGTACTTGAACCTTAGAAATACAGAGGTGAAAACAATCCCGAGATCAATAGGATGGCTTCAACACCTAGAGACTCTAGACCTAAAGCATTCCAAAGTCACCGAATTGCCTGTTGAGATTATCAAACTCCAAAAACTTCGCCATCTGTTGGTATACCGTTATGAACAAGATTCCTACTATCACACTAAGCACGGCTTCAAGACTCTTGCAGAAATTGGAACTCTGCAAAATTTACAGAAGCTCTGCTATATAGTGGTAGATGATGATGGAAGCAGCACAATGATTACAGAGCTCGGGAAATTGCACCAACTGAAGAGGTTATGCattttgaagttgaagaaagaagacGGAAAGAATCTGTGCTCATCAATAGCTGAATTGACCAACCTCCTTTCTCTTTCTGTCTCATCATTTACAGACGATGAAGAAATCGATTTGGGTCACCTCTCTTCACCTCCGCCGCTACTCCAAAGGATCTACTTGAGAGGACGTCTGCACACATTGCCACACTGGATTGCCAACCTCCAAAGCCTCGTCATATTGCACTTGAGATGGTGTCAGCTAAGGGATGACCCACTGATACCACTCACAAGTTTGCCCAATCTTGTGCATCTTGAGTTGCTCCAAGCTCACAACTGGGAAACACTGACCTTAACTAAAGAAGGCTTCAAAAAGCTTAAGATATTAGCTCTGGATCACTTCGAGAACCTCACATTTATCGGGTTCGAGAATGGAGCAATGCCTTGCCTCGAGAAGCTGATGATCTCGAGATGCGAGCTATTGAAAAACGTGCCTTCAGGAATTGAGTACCTAACGAAACTCAAACTGCTTGAGTTCTTTGTCATGCCCGACACATTGATCAAGAAACTCAAGCTCGGTCAACAAGATGAAGACTACAAGAGAGTATCGCATATTCCCGAACTACGTTATGGCTATTGGACAGATGGGGGCTGGGATGTAAAGTGGATAGAGAGAACAGGTGAGGAGAAGAGCTCTCATCCTCGGAGAACTGATGCGACATCAGCAAGGTCTTCCCTTGTTGGAAGTAATGTGTTGCCGTTTGGAGGCTTAACGGTTGTTATATTATTGTAA